Proteins from a genomic interval of Phenylobacterium sp. LH3H17:
- a CDS encoding exopolysaccharide biosynthesis protein: protein MSEPSRAARVSELLEEVGKRSARKIKVAHVVETFGDRAFGALMFIFAAPLVLPMPPGVSAVLGAPLIFITAQWMLGRRTLWLPKALLEREMSMTDFRALVAKLTPYLERIERALRPRLTFMYNPVGDRLVGLLCFGLSLIVFLPIPFGNMLPSFAIAAFAIGGAERDGLAAIIGWIFAIISIAVLWIFSKAILAAVIAFFTTLVGMF from the coding sequence ATGTCCGAACCCTCCAGAGCCGCGCGCGTTTCCGAACTCCTCGAGGAGGTCGGCAAGCGTTCGGCGCGCAAGATCAAGGTCGCCCATGTGGTGGAGACCTTCGGGGACCGGGCCTTCGGCGCCCTGATGTTCATCTTCGCCGCGCCCCTGGTCCTTCCCATGCCGCCCGGGGTCTCGGCCGTACTCGGCGCGCCGCTGATCTTCATCACCGCCCAGTGGATGCTGGGCCGCCGCACCCTGTGGCTGCCCAAGGCGCTGCTGGAGCGGGAAATGAGCATGACCGACTTCCGCGCGCTCGTGGCCAAGCTGACCCCCTATCTCGAGCGCATCGAACGCGCCCTGCGCCCCCGGCTGACCTTCATGTACAACCCGGTCGGCGACCGGCTGGTGGGCCTGCTCTGCTTCGGGCTGTCGCTGATCGTCTTCCTGCCCATCCCGTTCGGCAACATGCTGCCCTCCTTCGCCATCGCCGCCTTCGCCATCGGCGGGGCCGAGCGCGACGGCTTGGCGGCGATCATCGGCTGGATCTTCGCCATCATCTCGATCGCTGTGTTGTGGATCTTCTCCAAGGCGATCCTGGCCGCCGTGATCGCCTTCTTCACCACCTTGGTCGGGATGTTCTAG